CATGATTATCTTTACGCACAAATGTCGGATATTATTGTCTACATATAATTGGATGTTCACAATTACtgtacgcgtggatggttgGTTTTTGGGCGCGAGAAAGTTCACTGGTGCAGTTTGCGTTCGCCACAATGATTCAACCAGGTCACGGTCGAATGTTTAGCCGCGTTTGGTGCAAAGCACTTCCTTCCTGCGAGGGGGTAGGAGCCCAGTTCGGGTCGGAAGAGTTGCGCGCGAAGACTAGGCTAGAGTTTGGGTTGGAAGAGTTGCGCGCAGAGACTGGGCTGCAGTCACGGTGGGATGCGATGGCGATGGTGCGAAGGAGTTGCTGCCAATGAGGGAAGATGCTCGCGAAGAAGGGTGAGCAATGCGGGTCTGTCAAGCGCGGATGCAGATTTCAGCGCACATGACGGGACGACGTGCGGGTTCTGCGAAGCGAACGGGAGGGGTTGGGGTGGAGTTACCGTGAGAGGAAAAGGATTaatggaaaaaaattagaattaaaagtaAATTGGTAGTAGGATAAATTAAAGTTGAACAGGCcatttaaaattagaataaataagaattaatttattttggatCAAATAAACAGCCTATTATAACTATTATATAGATATCTCATTGTCTCCTTAGCAAAATTcctttactttatttatttttgtgacttcactcTACAGGCACACAATAAAAGCaggtttattaattttttcagaGTAAATTCATTATGTGAGAGTATCATTTTTTTGGGTAAGATGAGATCTCTAGTATAATAGTTATGTAATTGTTAGGCCTAGTAATTGtgtagttagtttagttagagCAAATTAATTATTGTAACAGAGAAGAGAAAGTTAGTTAGAATGCTTCTTCTAGAAGATTAACAAGAATCAAATACCATTTATGattaatatgtaaataaattatataaaaaaaattattgaaaaataaagtataatgATTGAAAAGTCTCTTTCTTCGGTCATGGTTTTTCAATTTTCACAATAGTATTTTTCATGAAATTCTTTTTCTGTAATTCTCTAGAACTCACCAAATTAAAGAATAACAAGTTATCATTATATGTTATGTGTGAATATATCAAAAATgacatataattaatattatgtttaaattaaaaagaaaatcttccaaagatacatcaaataatttttttttttttttggccatgatacatcaaataattaatataggGCAACTTTATTCATGGACCCCCATTGCATTCCATCCTGAATAAATAGCTGTAAATCACCAAGTCTCCAAAATCTCCTCATCAACACCTCACCCCActcatcatttttattttgtctggGTTTTAGGTTTTAGTTGGCCGAGTAAAccatcaaaaatatttttgaattatcaAATTGCTGATcaattattctttaaatttattaacgataaaacaagtttaacatattttaaaatacaatcaaaatatttaattattaaatatatattctcaaaACACTTCAAAAATTAGATTtcgaatataatttttataagtatgactaaaaaatattttttaaaaaattttagtaattttactttgataaaaaaactttagtaattttatgctaagtaattttttttgtaattatttttgtgtaaataactaaaaaaaataaaaataaaaacaaaatttaaaaattgaattttgatcaTAATTTAAAAACTGTTGACCCAATATTATGGTCCAGGTTCTAATAGGCCAAAAAGGCCCAATTCAAAAATTAGCTTTTACTTTCCATCCGACTCCGTCTAAAGAGGTCGTGTTCGACATATACTCCTTTCCAAAGAGGTCGGGCTTGATAgatagctggcagataacacatatttaaataagtaaatacccctaaaatctctcaacttACTTCTAGGAGTAATATCTTAAGAACCCTAAGATAAAGAGACGGTTATCTACCTTCAGAAGTGGAACTACTCTAACGTAGTTATTGGATCACCACTATATATACCCTAACTCTCCTGAAGTATCTTTAAGTTCCAATATATTTTAAACCTGCTTACCCATTTGCTAACTTAGACATCGAAATATCACAAATCGGAGACTACCTTTCATTGATGCTTGAGCCAATCATACAAACCCAATccatttatttcaaattatccaGATAACAGAAACCATACTTAATTTTTACTCTAACTAAAATTACATCAAAAacgtcaaaaaaaaaaatgttatggacaataataatataaacgATTCTAATTAACCTATCTAAACACACACAGCTgcaattgcatttttttttaatcttctctAAATACAGTCTCCACTCTCATATTGTTTTCACATTGAGATCTATAATAAAGATTACTATGGCTTAAAGATAAGGTctcattcataaaaaaatatatgaacaaAGTTTAGTTTCGTCATCATATAGTGTACTTCTCAATTAGCTAGCCATACACATCCATGATTCCATGGCCCAATTAAatgttatataattaattaatatttcatCATCATTGCATCATAATAAGTTAATGACGTGGCATGCGTATTAGTCAAAAAGTTTTTTCGGAAAATCTTTGCCAACTTAATACTCCATCTCTTATTCTATTGTTACGTTTACTTGATACTTCCATCATCACCAATATTCATTTGCAAATTTGGCTACACATAAATTAAACCTTTTTACTTGTGAATTAGTTTTTCAGCAATACTATGTCATTTAAGTTATAACTCGTTAGCAGCAATTTAtgactcttatctttatttttaataagaattttattatatttgtttaataatgtccaaaacatgaaaaatataatatatgataTTTCTCTTAATTAATCAAAAGTTAAACTCGAGTTCCATCACTAATAGAAGAAGCATATCATGGAcagctttaaaaaaaaaagagattaatTTCCTTACCTTGCAAGTATAATAAACATGAATAATAGCTTTGATTCTACTATTCTAGGTTTATCTTTTAAACAAAGATTCTGCATGCCTTGCTTTCCACACATAAAACTAATAAGTTGAGTGATGAATTAGGGGGAAAAaaagtttaaactttaaattcaaatttttagagGGGTAAAAACAAAAGTAACTATATtcgaaaaggaaaaataaaaatattatatatacataaaaaatcaatcacaaattaactattatgtatttgtgtataaatacataaaaattattttttttaaatttatataatatattttaagatGTATTTTATACGAAAAATTGATGATTTGGGACTGACAGATTTTTTATATGTGAAGAAcgattgtaaaaaaaaaagttttttctttttaattttaaatatagtggaaaaaaaagaataaaagaaaaaaaaaaccctaagaaaacagTTAAAACAGTTACTTCTATGGCCTTATCTTTTTTGGGCAACATGGTATATATAGCCTTACTTGAGaaagaggaaaaaggaaaatCTATCTAATAATGTTGcaaaaaaacaaagagaataCTAAATATGctccaatatttatttttggggTATCAATATATGCTCCAATTATTGGTATCACCTTTTAGATGATGTGTGCAAGCAATGCACCCATTCAATTATATTGAAATCCAAGATTCAATAATTCATATACCCACCACACAAACCATATAAATTGTATTGAACCCATAACATTCCattcaaaattatattattaatcaaAACTAAAATATCTATTGTTGTGTCGCCATTCGCCAATGAGGTTGGAGGCCACATTGACCAATATACTCTCTCTGTTATCTTAGTAGCTTCAACTAAAATAATTTCAAGCACGCAATGTTACTTACAAAGCCACACGCAAGTTGGCtacattataataatatattaatatatagaaAGGAAcactaatttttgtttttaaagatTTTCAACAAATAtgttcaattttattattttatgtctcttttaatttttatttaaatatatttttagcgAGTAATTTCTTAAAGGAAAAAGTTAAAGTCAAAGTAAGTAATAATCAACTATATATATTGTTAAACATAGGTTTTTAAGATATGTTTTTAATTTCCCACCAAATTATATATGTTACTGTTACGATGGGTAACTGGAGATTAATGAACTGCGCTTATATGGTTGGCCCAAATGTCAGGAGGAGGTGGTCTCTAATTTGGTTTTCGTCTGGAAACCACCTTTCAACTTGTGTGTATGATGGAatagggggtggtacctgcaaagacactccaatgCCTAAGTCAACAAAAGGTTTAGTAGTTTTGGAGAATATttgaacttagagatacctgaagaatgtcaatatatttataatggtgaaccaataaccactgTCAGATTAGTTCTACCTTTTAAGGTGTACCATCCATTTATCTTATGAAAGTTGAGATATGACTTTTGAAAGTAGGTTGAGAGATTTTAAGGGCatttacttatttgaataagtgttatctgccaTCTATCATTCGATCCCGACTTTCTTGGAGTAGAGTCTGTATTCAATCCAATCTCTTATAAGGAAATTGATTGGTAGCGAAGGTCAATCTTTGGATTGggtcttttttttgtttatttggaTCTGGATCCTAGTATTGGGTTAGGATATGAACAGTTACATAAGAAAAAATTCTTatattcttataaaataaagtatatatttttcaaaattttaaaaatattcttaatttattttattttaattttatttaataaattttcgaTTTCTATTGATTGTATTCTAacagttaaatttttaaaaaatttatgactAATTTAACTATAATGTTTGACAACTAAAAAATAATGACAGAATTTTGTGTCTACTTTTTTGTgttaaaaattatctttatgaaattttttaaataaaactaaagcaaaattaaatttaaagagttttttaaaatttttaattttaataaattttaatgataaaaaatatatgttatattAGTGTTTAAAAGTCTTTAGTCCGAAGGAAATTTCACTTGTGCCTTCGAGAAATTTTATAtccataatatataaaaaatactttacctATCATCAACAACCTTGCGTCATTAGAAAAATTACATTGTTTATTATATAGTTCAATAATGTTTTCCTTTAGATGCAGTGTACGTTTCATTTGAAGATAGTGTGTGTCTTAAGACTCAAGTCATAAATCATAatctatttatatatttgttttttaatttattgaaaacTGAAATAATTAGAGAATAGATTAATTAACCACCTAGCGATGGATACTAGATTTAGTTTTGATGTATTAATTATTAACATACATTTTTATAGTTATTAAATTATGTAAAGTTATATTATTAAAGTAGGGTAATAGATCTTCGCTCTTCTTAGATCACAGAGACCAATTTCATTAAGTACTTAAGAAACTTACAATATAAATTGTGATAAATTAACTAggacaaattatattattaaatcaattgagatttaaaattatacaattataacaattaaaatttatttatacatgtgtgttttttttatataaatttctaCGAATTATAATGTTTTAACTTTTTGCATATAATGTATCTTAGATATTGTAATTTATGTGTAACACATCTAAAACATAAGATTTATGAAAAGAGAATGACGAAGTAGAAATTACTGTAAATTATAGTggtttatagaaaaaaaaagtataaatcaAAATGATCAAGTGATAGTTTATACTCTaaatattatgttaaaaaaataaaaatataagtttttttaataatttatgtaCTTATATTAATCTATTTATTACtacaaaatttatcaatttattactACAAAATTTATCAGacaaataactaatttattacgaattataagttttatttattattaattaataaattattatatatataaaataaaatttaaatttctaatatttatttaaataatctaataaattaactattaaaacaagtcaaattaattacataatttttgtatttcacGAACCAATACTTATCCTTTTAGGTGGCAGATAAATTCAACATTACATAAGCATAAATCCCAACCAtataaaccatccaatgaacaCAACAGATTCCATGTTACTTTTGGTCGGCCAGCAATGGATTATAATTAGATTCCACCACGCAAAGGAAAATATCTACATGCTATTGGGCCGTCAACATTTGATTCCCATTCAGCCCGGCCCACATGTTGGGCCCACCATCAAATCATACTATTAGATTCAACCGTCTAGCACACTATAGATGGCAAGTTGGACAGCTATACTTAggatttataaattatttattagatACTCATACAAAAAAACCAATTTGAGTTGGTCAAGTGGTCAACTCACTCGTCTGCTTTAGCAAGTATCGGGAGTTCGAACCCCGCCTTGTACATACAGTAACCCATTAGTCAGCGACAGACCCTTAAATAGAGCTCAGATCCGCGACGGATTAGTTCTTAACCTGTCGGATTGGGAGATACCATTtgggtaaaaaaaaaatactcatacaaaaataatatatatatatNNNNNNNNNNNNNNNNNNNNNNNNNNNNNNNNNNNNNNNNNNNNNNNNNNNNNNNNNNNNNNNNNNNNNNNNNNNNNNNNNNNNNNNNNNNNNNNNNNNNNNNNNNNNNNNNNNNNNNNNNNNNNNNNNNNNNNNNNNNNNNNNNNNNNNNNNNNNNNNNNNNNNNNNNNNNNNNNNNNNNNNNNNNNNNNNNNNNNNNNNNNNNNNNNNNNNNNNNNNNNNNNNNNNNNNNNNNNNNNNNNNNNNNNNNNNNNNNNNNNNNNNNNNNNNNNNNNNNNNNNNNNNNNNNNNNNNNNNNNNNNNNNNNNNNNNNNNNNNNNNNNNNNNNNNNNNNNNNNNNNNNNNNNNNNNNNNNNNNNNNNNNNNNNNNNNNNNNNNNNNNNNNNNNNNNNNNNNNNNNNNNNNNNNNNNNNNNNNNNNNNNNNNNNNNNNNNNNNNNNNNNNNNNNNNNNNNNNNNNNNNNNNNNNNNNNNNNNNNNNNNNNNNNNNNNNNNNNNNNNNNNNNNNNNNNNNNNNNNNNNNNNNNNNNNNNNNNNNNNNNNNNNNNNNNNNNNNNNNNNNNNNNNNNNNNNNNNNNNNNNNNNNNNNNNNNNNNNNNNNNNNNNNNNNNNNNNNNNNNNNNNNNNNNNNNNNNNNNNNNNNNNNNNNNNNNNNNNNNNNNNNNNNNNNNNNNNNNNNNNNNNNNNNNNNNNNNNNNNNNNNNNNNNNNNNNNNNNNNNNNNNNNNNNNNNNNNNNNNNNNNNNNNNNNNNNNNNNNNNNNNNNNNNNNNNNNNNNNNNNNNNNNNNNNNNNNNNNNNNNNNNNNNNNNNNNNNNNNNNNNNNNNNNNNNNNNNNNNNNNNNNNNNNNNNNNNNNNNNNNNNNNNNNNNNNNNNNNNNNNNNNNNNNNNNNNNNNNNNNNNNNNNNNNNNNNNNNNNNNNNNNNNNNNNNNNNNNNNNNNNNNNNNNNNNNNNNNNNNNNNNNNNNNNNNNNNNNNNNNNNNNNNNNNNNNNNNNNNNNNNNNNNNNNNNNNNNNNNNNNNNNNNNNNNNNNNNNNNNNNNNNNNNNNNNNNNNNNNNNNNNNNNNNNNNNNNNNNNNNNNNNNNNNNNNNNNNNNNNNNNNNNNNNNNNNNNNNNNNNNNNNNNNNNNNNNNNNNNNNNNNNNNNNNNNNNNNNNNNNNNNNNNNNNNNNNNNNNNNNNNNNNNNNNNNNNNNNNNNNNNNNNNNNNNNNNNNNNNNNNNNNNNNNNNNNNNNNNNNNNNNNNNNNNNNNNNNNNNNNNNNNNNNNNNNNNNNNNNNNNNNNNNNNNNNNNNNNNNNNNNNNNTAAATTTGATTAGTTgaatttttagtaataaaatcTTGATATCGATCTGGATGTTAGTTAccatttaatattaataataatatttagttaCCATAGCAACACCAAGTCCCATACGCTACTCCTTCACCCACACTATTATTTAATCCCTTGCTTGCAACCAAATCCTTCATCACTTGCTACACACTCTTAACACTTTCTCTTCTTCATGGAGTCCCTTCTAAGGATCACCCTTCTCTTCTTTGCCTTCACTACTTTCGTTGCGTCCGCCTCCGGCCGCCGCGACATAGTCGGAGGTACTCTCCGGCTGCCCTCTGAGGCCATCTCCAGATTCTTCCATGAGCCAGAGAATGAAGGGACAAAGTGGGCTGTTCTTCTTGCTGGTTCCAATGGTTATTGGAACTATAGGCATCaggtaattaaataaataagtttaaattatcattattattattattattctcttcATATATCTATGTTTATGTGATATTATTTGATCAGGTTCCATAACATGTTATTCTAATGTTTATTTGTAGACTTTATGTTTAAATCTAATAATGGTTTCAAGGAACTTGTAAACCTTGCatgaagaaaataatttttatgagaGTTTATCTTGTtccataattattaattttgtatagTGTATATTACTAAGTTACTAACGTCCAAAAATATGATGTGATTGGGCTGAGGTGTAAATATTGGTATCTAGATGAGGGAAATTTCATAATATTGGATTCTTATGTGTCTATTGTAGTACTTGGGTGGGTActacaagaaatttttggatgttttcttttatttccaaTATTATAagcaatattattatttttttaattacatcctAAACCTTATATCCTTTATATATACTGCTGGATAGTTATTGTATGTGTAGGTTGTTGTAAATATGTGTCTACTAAAGTTAAAATATTGGTATTTATATAAGATATTTTATAGTAATAGATCCATATTTATTGAACACctttatcatacttttaaaattataatttcttaaaagAAATCTTTAGCAACATAGATGAGGTATATCATAGTAActagaagataaaaaaaaaattctatttattttactgATAATCTTTCAAAATTGTTACATAGGTTTTGTGTTCTTATGATCTGTTTTAAATAATAACTTTATATGTCTTATTATAATCATACCCTTTCCTTCAAAAAATTGCATTCATACCCTCCTctgtttttcttaaaatttgcaATATTTCATAGATAGGTAGGTAAAGTTAGGATACTAGAGTTTGAGAAACTCCAACATCTCTTCctctgttttcattttcatcaTAACTTGTTGAATTTATATTTGCTTCTAACTCTCTTTATGTTACTTTTACTTATATGAtatttgttatttgattttaacttTCATTACATATAATTAAAGAATACTCATATATGTAATTCTCTTCTCATaaaattgatagttaaaaattgttaaaataataatttagtgaaATATATCTAACGATTCTTAATTAATAACTTCACATGACAACTGCATATGAATTTATAccttaaataaatgaataatcaTTTTACACACATGCACGTgtatatacaaaatataaatatattgtgTCAAGTGTCTATATCACTATTTATacaatatttatatatcttattataaaaaagttgATAAATCTAAATGAATTATTTCATGATAATAGATCCGTACACATTAAACACTTTACGTTACTTTCAAATACTTTTTGATTAtctttataatttgattttagcAATATATTTATCAGATCATAATTCATACTgacttttaaaactatatcccACTAATAGTGCAATAATTAAGCTTTTAAGATCCTTTCTAAATAATAATACTTTATATATGCTTTATTATAGTCATACCCTCCCCTGTTTCTTGgactatatataaataattgctCTGTTTCCATAACATGTTAGATGTTACTTGGATATTTGGTTTTAATTATGAAACTTTgtgattgttatttttttaggcTGATATTTGTCACGCATATCAACTATTGAGGAGTGGAGGggtaaaagaagaaaacataattGTGTTTATGTATGATGACATAGCTTATAGTGAAGAAAACCCAAGGCCTGGAGTCATAATTAACAAACCAGATGGGGGAGATGTTTATAAAGGTGTTCCTAAGGTAAACATGTTTTACtagctctttttttttaatttaatttttattattttattctttttatcatgattaaatttaatacatcttaaaataaaacatatttaaatataaaataaacatgaAGGAAGAAGGACTAAGATTGtataggtgaaaactcaggtgcaaagttgatatttaagaactattaaataatttgattgatttgactaaatttttatctaacgactctcaaatACAACTTCACGTAAAATCGACTTCAActgagtttttattttttattttttttcaatcatatcttcacAAAATTCCACTATGCTTATCaactctctaaaataaaaacaaatatatgaattataaatgaaattagaaaataaaccTGACTAATGATACATATGTTAATGTTCTAAAATGAAATGAAGTTAGATAGAACCCTAAATTGCTAAGATGAAGTTCTGGTTTTGCAGGATTACACCGGCAAAGATGTTAATGTCAACAACTTCTTTGCTGCTCTTCTTGGAAACAAATCAGCTCTCACTGGTGGCAGTGGCAAAGTTGTAGATAGTGGCCCCAATGATCACATATTTGTGTTTTACAGTGACCATGGAGGTCCAGGGATTCTTGGTTAGTATCTCTTAAATCTTTCATTTAAACTTTCTCCAATGAAATTCATGGATTTTCTAGTTTGTTTATATGCATACTTTGTTTGTTAGGGTAgtgtgtttctttttcttgctggTTGTTGTTTATTTCTTGCTTGATTATGTCTCAATACAATGAAATCCCTAAAATCAATGTGAGATTCGTCAAGATGGTAGGTGGTAGGTACCTTGGTTGCTAGAAGTTTCAGCTTTAAGCCCcggaaatggaaaaaaaatcctTACCAATTCATGGGATCTTAGTTGTGTCAGGTCGAATTAGTCGAATTTCTGGTAATAGAAACCGAATATGGATGGTTCAATGGGGAAAATTTGTGTTCTGTGGCAAAAGTTGCTTTCTTTCAGCAGTCAGCACAATAGAAAATGAAAGAAGTTGCTAACATATAGATCATAGATGATGAtggttttaaaattgaaatgttcGCGAATTCGAGTTTTTTGTTGCGAATATTTTTGAACTTAAAAGGGTAGTCCTCGCATCGGAGTGCTTAATTCAGGTTACTCTTTTGAAAAATCATTTACAACACAAACCATTTTCCTTCATATATAGATATATGCTATTTTCTGTTACTTACTTGCTCTGGTTTTTCGCCGTGGGAATTTCAGGTATGCCTGTTGGTCCTTACTTGTATGCAAATGATCTTAATGAagtcttgaagaagaagcatgcTTCTGGAGGATACAAAAGCCTTGTAAGTTATACAAATAATTATTGATTGAGTTCATTAATTTTTGTAGCAACATTAAGCTAACAATTCTTTTGGTGCAGGTGTTTTATCTAGAGGCATGTGAATCTGGGAGTATCTTTGAAGGCCTTCTTCCTGAAGACATAAATATTTACGCGACAACGGCTTCAAACGCGGTCGAGAGCAGTTGGGGAACATATTGCCCTGGGGAGGATCCTAGTCCTCCCCCAGAATACTCAACCTGCTTGGGTGACCTCTACAGTATTTCTTGGATGGAAGACAGGTATTTTCCTCACAAATATACATAATTAGttgttttgtttcaaaataaaaatctcaTCAACTAATTTGGTATGTTGAAAAATCAATGCATCTATATCTGGAGATATCAGTGTATCTATATCTTGACACAATTTGTGTCTAGATACATTGATTTTGAAAGAGAGGGA
This portion of the Arachis duranensis cultivar V14167 chromosome 6, aradu.V14167.gnm2.J7QH, whole genome shotgun sequence genome encodes:
- the LOC107495579 gene encoding vacuolar-processing enzyme, which encodes MESLLRITLLFFAFTTFVASASGRRDIVGGTLRLPSEAISRFFHEPENEGTKWAVLLAGSNGYWNYRHQADICHAYQLLRSGGVKEENIIVFMYDDIAYSEENPRPGVIINKPDGGDVYKGVPKDYTGKDVNVNNFFAALLGNKSALTGGSGKVVDSGPNDHIFVFYSDHGGPGILGMPVGPYLYANDLNEVLKKKHASGGYKSLVFYLEACESGSIFEGLLPEDINIYATTASNAVESSWGTYCPGEDPSPPPEYSTCLGDLYSISWMEDSDTHNLRTETLHQQYKLVKDRTLNGNAYYGSHVMQYGDVGISENLLFQYLGTNPANDNYTFVDENSLRTPSKAVNQRDADLIHFWEKFRKAPEGSSSKITAQKQVVEVMSHRMHIDNSVKLIGNLLFGTEKGPELLSAVRPAGKPLVDDWDCLKNMVRTFETHCGSLSQYGMKHMRTFANICNAGIHKDQMDEATAQACVSIPSNPWSSLERGFSA